From the genome of Cuculus canorus isolate bCucCan1 chromosome 4, bCucCan1.pri, whole genome shotgun sequence:
AGGTTTGAAGCGGGTACAGCTTATTGCTTGATATGTAAACATAAAAAAGGAATTCTTCTCTGTAGAAGAATTTAATTGGAATGGCTAAGGGCCTCCTACGAAGGAATGGAAGACATTTGGATTTCTCAGAGAAGTATCAGAAAGGGTTCAAAAACACCCAGCCCACTGCTACAGGGTAAACCGACTCTAACACTTCAATGAGTAAGCACTGTTACTGGGAGTCACACCATGCTTTTCAAAACTGGCCAGAATCCAGAAAAATCCAGAAAGCAAAAGTACAACTTCCCTCTAGAGAAGGTGCAATCACTACAATATTTCAGTAACATTAACTGCAGCCTTCACTTACTGCTAGTATAAAGAATTTTCGCAAGAGTAATTTCCAGTGTTGCCCCACGACTTCCCTCGCCAAGCATATGCAACtgcacagaagggaaaaagagtgaaaatattaCTGAATTAGGAGTATTTCTACAAACCATCCTTTACCAGTCCTAAGCAATTATTACAGCAATGTCTTTGTTGGACTTCCTCATGATATCCTTCTGTTAAATTTTGACTGCTAAGCTCCTGCAGGAATTATGGCCTCAATGAAACAACATTGAAGaatcaaggaaaaaagagagcCAAGAGCAATATATTTAACAAGATTTATCTTTCATGTAGCTAGACCATAACTGACACACAAACAGTTAATGCCTGACAGTAAAGTCAGTGCAGAGATCTTTGTATTCATCAGCCTATTTTTAAACCAATTGAAAACAAACTATATTTTAAGCAACACCAATAGTGGAAATTAATACATGAAAATGTCTCGTAGTCAGCTACaaccagaaaaagcagaaattattgcTTAAGACTTCTTCTGTTTAGACACTACCATGTTAAAGTAAGGTAGGGCAGCTTACGGCTATTCCATGAAATAAACGCCCCTGTTAGGTGTTACACACACTCCAACCTCACAACTAACCCTTAGCAGCACAACTCAGTCACCCTAATAAAAagcaggatgaggggcaattCTCACAGTCAAATgttacttaatatttttcttttttaacgTTTCATTTAGCCATTATTAATAACAGACAAAAAGTCTCATGGTTCCAAATTTAGGACTTGAATTTTGGGATTCATAAAATACAATCCATgtgataaaaattatttctttatttttttctaatccaTTAGACATGTCTAACTGATAAGTGGTTACTAAGTAATTCACCATCAACCACTAATACAGTAGCTCTCCTACTACACAATCTATTGCCCCAATATAGCAATCAATATTTCAGTTAAAGAAAACTAACATTCAATATCATAAAGTTATGTACCAATACAGTAACTAAGtagtaataatttaataatgCACACTTAAAGCAAAAACAAGTATCAAAAACCTGCTCTTTGCTAAAAATTGCATATATGGATATAAAAAGTTGTGTATTACAAATTCAATTAAATCTTGTAGCATACCTCATCTACTACAACCAGACCAAGGTCACcaattctttctgtttcaatCAAGGAATTCACTAGAGCATGTCCTTTTTCTATAGTAGCAATATAAAGAGACTTTTTTATCCTTCTCTTGATTGGCGGAAATCTTCCCTTACTTCCTGCATATTCTTCAACCAGGAAACCCAATTCTATCCCAAAGCTTGATAAAGCCttaatctgtaaaaaaaacagGGATCAAATAGAGAACAAACACTCATTTTGGATTTCAGAGCTGCCTCAAGAACTCAACACTCATATAAATGACCCACACCACAAACAACTGTTTGAATTAGTGGAAACATTAACTATGACCATGTTTTCCAATTGCAAAGCTGAAGAGTGTAGAAATAGCTAGTGTAGAGCTAGCTTAGGTTTTAGAGAACATCTGTTCTCTAAAAttcactttctctctctctataaaaaaaaatcagttttatttcaaagctaTTTCTTTAGTAAGACTGGCAGTACAGATCTAAGACTACAGAACTATCCATGATACTGCAAAAAAAGCTACTATTTCAGAATTTAGCATGTTTTATAACTCAGTATAACTCAGTATTTCCATCTCATAATTTCAGCCTGCTTTACTACAAAATTATTAACCCTCAGAACAGCATTTATGAGAGAGGTCTGAGTGACCTATCTATTCCCACTATCTATTCCTACCATCTATTTATGAAAATCATGGACTTTGGCAACATTTGCGTTAAAATCAACCGAGTAATAAGGCATATCAGAAAAGATAAGCAGTATCAGACACATGGTATGCAGACCTTTTCTTGGACAATGGCAACATATGGCAGGATCATCAGAACATCTTTCTGCCTACAGAGTAATTCTTGGAGAATTATTATTTCAGCTACAAGTGTTTTTCCACCACTGGTCGGCAGCGAGTatattaaattctttctttgctgtagAGATTCTAATGTTAAGCAATCATGCTGCCattctgcaaaattaaaaaacagaattattagCAACCCTTATGGGCAGGTTTATCAATATCAAAACGCCTATGTTTCACATAGAATACTTCAAATCTAgtgtttgagatttttttttttaataaaccacTAAAAAGCTTTCAGAGATCGAGCTTCCCTAAGTATGCTATAAACTATATCAACCTTCCGcacccaccaaaaaaaaaactacttcataaaacaaaacaatcattTTCCAAACCGGTTTACATTAAATATAATCTTAACTTAAACACGTTTACAGTGTAATAGATAAAATGGGAAACACTTTACTAGCAACTTTTTCTCTGAACAAACAATTAGTTACACTACCATAAAGTGTTTCGATTCCTCGAAACTGTCTGAGTAGATCTTTAACTTTACTAGGTAATCCATAAAAGGGGCCTATATCAACAGAAGAAGATTCAATAGTTTTACTAGCAACAAAAATCTCCTCTATTAAAACAGCTTCTTTAAGCTGCTTGGTCTTAGAGACCTGCAGAGTCTGGGCTTTGGCATTTCCAGTCATAGCACTTTTCAGATGGTCTTTAAGACTTTCAGTTTTAAGTAAATCACATTTGGAGTCTGAGGAAAAGTCAGTAGTTCTGTTCTCGTGTTCAGCATCAGGACATAAAAATGATGGACTCCTGACTTTGTCTGAGGAAGAACTTGTGCATTCAACCCTCCTATCTGTGCCTGCATACATTCTAGAACCAGAAGAAAGTTCATCCattttctcaaaatacaaaAGTTGTGATGATGGCAATTCATCAAAAACAGATTCACTTGATTCTGGACAGATATCCACATGGTCCTTTTCATTCATTTGGAAACCATGCTCTTCCTCAGTTTCTGAGGtaataatgttattttgtttcttctggtgAATTCCTGGCTGAAGATTCCCAGGTATGTCTTTAGCTGCTGTAACATCCATATTCTCATCCTGCAGGTATTTGTGCTCCGCATCATCCATTTGAGCCAGCAAAGAATCCTTTCCATAAAAGCTTTCCATGTCATAGTCACCGAACAGATCATCTTCACTATCGTTACTGCACTGCAAAAGCATAACAAGTATTACAACTCCAAAGTAAGACCAGAGAAGGCGGTGCAACGTGTACAGCATACGCatcagatcatagaatggtttgggttggaagggaccttgaaagcCCATCTAATTTTCAACACCCCTgtggcagagacacctcccatcagATCACCactgctcaaggcctcatccaaaCCTGActttgaaacacctccaggtgatggggcagccacggctttccctgggcaacctgtgccagtgcctcatccaccctcatcgtgaagagATTTCTCCCCAgtatctaatccaaatcttgCTCCTTCCAACttgaaagccattcccccttgtcctatccctacatgcctttgaaaacatccctccccagcttttctgtagccccttcaagtactggaaggtcactataaagtctccctggagcatctgttcttcaggctgaacagccccaactctctgcctgtcctcacagcagaagtgctccagccctcagatcatcttcatggccttctctagacccattccaacagatccTTGGCTATTatttcctaatagccaatctaaacctcctctggtgcaatgAAGCCATGGAACAGTCCTCCTTGTTTCTAGCATTTACCTTCCTGTGGATTTTATCATGCTTTCGAATTTATGCATAACTTACGTTATACTTcctgaagcaaaagaaaattttaacaCCGTTAAATTCCTTTGGAAAGATGGACATTTAGGACTAAATTAAAGACGCTAGTCGAGAGAGAAAAACCTAGTTTGACTCGTAAAGAAACACAGGCTTTAACCTAGAGAAACCAAGCCTACAAGCGGATCCTGTTTATGCCCGCGGAATCACGCGTCAGTGACGATGATTCGACTCCGTTCAAGCCCTCACCCGCCCGCCCCCGCCCCACATCCCCGTACCGGCGCCTCCGCCGCGCCGGCCCCGCTCGGCCTCTTGGATTCTACAGGCGAGGCGGCGGCACTGGGCTGCGCCAGGGTGACGGTGCGGCTCCGCTTGCGGGCAGAGCCGTGGTGGCTCTTCCTCCGCACAGCGAGGCCAGGCGAGGCCATGCCCCGGCTCCGGGGCCGCGCTCGGGGACCGGCACCGCGctcgggggcggggccggagggACGCGCCAATGGGGTGAAAGGAGCCGTCGAGCGACGGCCAATCGACTTTGCCGAGTGGGGCGCGGCGCTATCTCATTGGCTAGATGGCCGTGTTTGTGCGGGCGAGGGCCAGTGGCGGCCGGAAGGAAGGGTCACGTGGGGCGGAAGTGGTACTGTTCGTGGGCACTGCTCTGCGCAGGGCCGAGATGGAGCGGTGCGGAGACGGCCACGGCTGCGTAGGAGGGCCGTGAGGAGGGTGGGGCTCAGCGGCTCGCGCCGATGAGGGAAGGGAACGGGATGGCGCAGCGGCAATCGCCTTGTCCGAGTGTGGCGGGGCGTCGCCCTATTGGCCAGTAGGAGGGCGGGGCCAGCGCCTGCGGCTGCCGGAAGGAAGGGTCACGTGGGCGGAAGCGGCGTAGATGGCAGGGGCTGCGCAGGACGCGATGGCGGTGATGGTGGCGGCGGTGGAGATGCGGCCTTGGCGGCGGCTGCTGCCCAGTGcgttcctctttcttcctcgTTTTTCCTCTGGGCGGTGGTTGTGGGGGCGATCCCGGCCCCTCCCACGCTAACCCTGTTGCTTTTGCCATTGCAGCGGCGCTGTGGGCGCGGCCGCGCCGCTGGCAGCACGAACGGGAGCCCGTCCGGTCCGACCAGGTGAGGCTCCGTGCTCCCTGCCCGTCCTCAGTTGCCAGGAGGGGCTGTGGCCAGGCAGCAGACGTCGAAATCCTCGTGTTCGGTTACTTAGTGTGTCGTAGAGCGGGAGCCCGGCGCTGAGGAAAGGCACCAGGTGTTGGTGTGCTGGTCGTATTATCTCTATTTCAATAACATAACTGTGGTCACTTAAAGTAGCTGTCTCGAGAGCTCAGAGCTGGGACAAAATTTTGTCAGCGCTGATTTCTGGTCTGGgtagaccttatagcagccttccagtatttaaaaagGAGCTGAAGAGGGGATCTCTACCAGAGAAGGTTAGGATGAGTTGTAAGAGTTCTAAGCTGGAAGAGGGCAGACTGggattagatattaagaagaaatgctttcctgtgagggtggtgaggcactggcaaagtTTGtgcagagaagtcatggatgctccatccgtggaggtgttcaaggccaggttggatgaagctttgagcaggcttgtccagtgggaggtgtccctgcccatggcatgagggttggaactggatgatctttaaggtcccttccaacccaaaccattccatgattttttatatatatatatatatatatatatatatatatgaagaaaaaacttCAGGGAACAGACTAGATGTAGTTGTTATGTCATAAAAAATGTGGAGTTGCCAGTAAaacttttcaaagtattttttctctgcaaacatGAAATTTCTCCTTCCATTTATGTCTTGCAAGGATTTGGTGGTGGGTATATTCTAAAGTGTTTCAGGCTTGGGAGATATTTGAGAATCTGTGGTAAAAAGTGTGTGAGCAGACAGGAGCTCTCCTAAGCCACCTgctttgaaattgttttcaaagaatTCTCTTGAAACTTGTCAGACAGAACTACCTTACAACCAGTATCTGTAGGTTCTGCCTAAGGGTGTAAGCACTATCTTACTGATTACTTGATTTGTTACATTATCATTGTTACTATGATATAAAAAGTTGTGCAGCTGTGAGAAGTCATTTTTAGATGACAAAGATACCAATCCATATATTAGAGAAGTAGAGATAAGAATGTTCTTGAAAAGCTTCAGCAATGCAGCAAGTACTTCTTTGGGTTTCAAGGCAAGCTTTGCCCAAAGTATAAAATAATGAGCGTTACTGATTTTGTTGTGAAGCTCATAGACGTTAATAACTTCCTAATTTCAGCCAATACAAATGGAGAACCCCTATAAAGAGCCTCCGAAAAGGTGTGTTTTATGTGGAATAAATGTGGACTACAAGAATGTGCAGGTGAGTTTGTTGAAACTTCCTGTCTTTAGGTGAAGGTAACTGGATTAccattttttatattattttacatttattaaagTGCATAGGAAGCCcacatggttttaaaaaaatatgaaaaactcACGTGTAAGGGTCTAAAACTTGAGTAATAATCTGTGTGCAGATAAGTGTCAAATAATGTGGTTGTGAGAAACCGTCCTGTGTGCAGTGTTACAACTTCTGTTATTTACAAATCAAATTCCCAATTCTAATTCTGCTGTCATATAGCTTAAATGTAATGGTATATACAGTAGTCTCTAACTCCAGGCTATACTCTTTCTTGTCTCTAAGGAGAACTGAGTTTTGCAAAACCatatcaaataataaaaagtagaGTGTAAGTAGTAACGTAAACTGAATCTAGAAGTTCTTAAACTGACTTTggatt
Proteins encoded in this window:
- the MRPS18C gene encoding 28S ribosomal protein S18c, mitochondrial; the protein is MAGAAQDAMAVMVAAVEMRPWRRLLPTALWARPRRWQHEREPVRSDQPIQMENPYKEPPKRCVLCGINVDYKNVQLLSQFVSPHTGCIYGRHITGLCNKKQKEVTKAIKRAHIFGFMPVMYKNPSFLTDPKICNVKYPE